CATAAACGACGTCGCTAGGGCAGATGTATCCTTCACCACCAACCCAGTTGCCTTTGTCAAAGGTCTTGCCGTGGTATTCGGAATAGTCGAAATGTTTCTCCGACAAGGAGGTCAATCCATCGACCAAATTGTCTGCCGACTGGTCAGTAATTTCTGCATATTTCTTCAGCACCAACGGGTCGTAATCGATGGCGTACTGGACAACAAACACAATGTTGATGTTAATTTCTTGggattaactttttttttatttacgaaATGTGTTGCCTACCTTAACTTCTTTTCCCGGATATTCAGGGTCTTTGACACAAAATGTGAGGGTTCCGTTTTTCGAGCAGGTTGGTGCCTTTCGTGGATGGCAATAATCATTTTCGCCTGTGTACTTTTTGACATAATCCGCTGGGTACGACGACTTTGGATAGTTTGTGGGATCGAAAGCAGCTTCGGCTTCCGGTTCCGGTTCGGCAAAAACACCCATCATCACGGAAGCCAGGCATAACTAAGTAGTCAGGAATAGTTTCAATATTTAATtagttttatctttttaaaattcctctTTTGAATACTTACTAgagcaattttcattttcagataTTGAAGAATTTTTCTAACTCACGAACTGGACTTGATGATTGTCGGCTCTCGACTGATATCAAATTTCTATGAGGGAAAGGATTTTATACGTTTTCATCTCTTCAGTATCAGTAACCAATAATACAAGATATCTCAACTTTGAGGTTTTCATGTTACGCAACAAACATTTCAGGTGCTGGTTGTTCTGTTCCAGCAGTCAGATGATATTCACTTTCATTGTGGTTAACTGTAGTCGGAGGAAACTGTGAATATTGATACTGGTTGCCTCCATTTCTTACTTCATTCATTTTCACTTTGGGCACCTACCGCGGCGCTGTATTGGATGAAGTTTTATTTTGGAAGAAACCGCCACAACCTCAACATCTCTCTTGATGAAACTATCAGTCGACTGGAAAGGAAAGTGATTCCGACAATTGCAGGTGTTACATTTGAAAGGTATATAAAGTGCAGGTGCAAATATTAATAACACAAACATTCTCGAACAGAAACCCTGTTGGTTAAGAAAAGTACTCTTCGATCAGCATAATTATGTCTATCAAATTGATGGTaagttgaaataattttcataattGACTAGTTCGTGATAAAGATTTGCAAAACTGacagtattcattcaattattttatttcgtttcatctttttttaaatagattttTGCTTCGCTGATGGTGATTGGCGTTTTCTCCGATCCTGAGCCCAGCAACTACAAAGCTCCTCCTGCCTACGGTGCCCAGCCAAAGTACCCTGAAATTCCGAACTGCGCCAAAAACACGACCAAGTCCTGGTGCCTGGAAGACTCTGAATATCCCCAACATGAAGTGCAACAAGCCCTGGACCAACACTACCAGGCCGTCGTGGCTTTCTACAAGGACAAACTAGCCAACACTGAGAACTCTGTCGACGGATTGGACAAGTTGAATGACGAGGTTTACCTTTGCCCGAGTTCCACCGATTACGTCCGTCCTTTCCGGGCCATCAACGTCGACGGCAAGTGGCGGACCATCGTCAACGGCGTCGAATCTTACGGCATCAAGTACACGCAAACTGCTCGAATCGAAGAATGCGACGTGGTCGTGGGCACCACCTGCCCCTTGGTCCCGTCCTGCTACGAGTCCAAATGCGTCCAGAAGAACATTTTCCATCGCTTCTTGGTCTACAACCCACAAGACTACACCTTCCCTTTTgccattgaaaaattcaaattgcctGGATCGTGCGGATGCGTCGTTGGAGCTTTTCACCTTTAAATTATAAACACAACTAGAACTAATAAGCAACGGTAAATGTTTGAAAAGAGTGCAATCTTATATGAACTGCAAAAGAACCAGAAGTTTTTTTGTAGAATTAACTTAAAGATTattttgaatcaatgaatacTATTTTGCATTCATATACAAGGTGATGTTACCactgattgaaatgaaattacaTTGAATTACTTGGTGCAAAATCAATTTGCTGagatttcagtttttcatATTCCTTTTATTATGTGTGCATATGTAGAATCCCAAGATcggtaagatttaaaaaatacaaaagcgTAACCATGATTTTAGACTTTTAGTAAATATGAGTGATTCATTTTACACATTATGTCCTGACTTCTTTCTGGTTTCTATCGGCCTCCTACTGTCCCCGTCCCTGCTTCGTGATTCGTGAATCGTGAGTCGTGACTCATGAGTTGTGCTTTAGTAGAGAGTGGCAACGCTGTTAATCAATGATTAGGAATTTTCAACCCAGTCTGCTGTTGCATGATAGACGAACGAAATAACGAATCACTTTTAGTTGAATTGAATTAACTTAAATGTCGGGTTTCGATTTTGAGGTATCTCCTTTTATTATGCATTCTAGAATTAGTACTAACAGTAAGGCTTGGTTATGGTTTACAGGGTGAAGGCGTATCAGGGTGGCCATATTGTGAGTGTTGCAAAGACAATGTAATTCAACTGACCTTGTTTTTAGTATTTGCACGTATTGAGTGAAAACTCAATTTTCTCTTCTGTGATTTGTAATCTAGACAAGTCTTGAGCTATCAGATGCTATTAAAGAAGTAAAAGCAGTAAAATGTGTCAAGAATTGCTATGTCAGTGGGTACGAAGCTGAAGGGATGTAggacgttcaggccccggCGTTCAGGCCCCGGCTTTCAGGCCctgggcctgaacgtccagattgggcctgaacgtccagaataataatagtaatacAGCGAATGATGGGGGGGTGCCGGTGCCCTCTCTACGGCTGGGTGTACCGCTAGAGGCGCTGTGACATTTAATCGGGGATCTATTCTCTCTATCTAAGGTGCTATCAgccaaatatttaaatattagCCATAGATTTATATATTAAAAAACTGCTTGttgatttaaacttttaaagttCCCGCTTCAGTATTTACAGCAACTATACACAGTGGTGGTGGTAGCGTACTTGTTTTATGGGGGCAAATcgtacttttaaaatttatatatgCTGGCATCCCGTTCCGGTTTGCGAGGTTCCCGTAGGAAATGTCaattaaaacttttaaaaagcaaaagtaaagtaaacattaaattcaaatgaatgacATGAATCTGATTCGGTATGGTGAATCAGGAGATCCCTTCGCGCTTCGTTAATCGTCGCACTCTCTTTTTAGCTTAAGTTACAGCaaaatttattgttatcaTAAGCAATATCAAATATGAAATAGTatactaattaaaattaatacatGCTTATAGCAAGGCTTACTAGCGCCACTGTCctgataaataaatatttaaaattttggacgttcaggcccaacagctggacgttcaggcccacgTAAAAAGTGGGCCTGAAAGCCGGGGCCTGAACGccggggcctgaacgtccatgACCCAAGCTGAAGCaccacaacaaaaagaaaattaaaaagtaaattgaTATAATACAAAATTTCAGGTTTCCAAATTTGATGATATTTGTGCTCTTCACTTCTGGCTGAAATGTCTTCCCGAGTAAGCAATAAGGAAGTTCAGGAACTGTTCTGCCATAACAGAAACTGAAGTAAGTTTCTCCCTTGAATTAACTTAATTCTGTTTTGAGAATCACACTAACTATTTCTCAAGTTTCtataaatgaattcaaaattattgaaattcaaatcaaagcTACTATCCTCAGGGATGCTGCCAAGCAAGAAGGTCAACACAATTTGAAACCTGAGAAAGACAGCCTGTCTTACTCGTAGAAATTTGTCTCTGTGTTCTGAAGAAACTGCTCCTTCTCACCTCTCAAATGAAAGATATTTCATTTACATCAGCTCTGCAATTGGCAGACCAGTTTTAATTGTCTTCAAGGCAAGCAATTACTTACCATactgttttgtgttttttgtctctcttattttaatttgctCTTATTGGCTAAAGGGATTGACAAAGGGATTGCTTTTGAATTGACCCCTGGTACTGAACTTGCAACTTTGTTATGCAAAAAATATGGTACAAAAATAtctgaattaaaataataaatttaaaattaattaacgtTGTATTGTTGTGGGATTTTTAGTAAAACCGACACGTGAATTTGGAAGATGTTCTCCGCATTATCAACGACCGGGAAGTCACCATTATAGATCTTGCATGAAGCCATGAAGGTAtgaatatttcttttcaatccaaTCGCATCATCCCTGTTGactttaaatgaacaaaaaggcTGTTCCGGTTCACGTATTATACCCGAAACGAGAACCCCTCTCATAGGAAGACGCTTCTGATGATTACGACAATTTTCGTAATCCTAAATTCGCGTAGtaccgtttaaaaaaatttgggggATTATTaggtgaattttaaaattgctctttgtttttaatttcgcTTCATTTGAACGAAAGAATAACCTTATTTATGATATACCGTACGTCCGAAGAGTATTGCTGTTCAGGCCTTTCCATTTTATCGACATGCGcaaaaaagttattcagagTTGAAATTATGTCGTAAAAATCTATGAATTACATATTGCGCTAAATATGTAGTCATAGTAAAATTCTTTAGGTGAAAAGCTCGAACGACGCATCCGCACGATCCAGGCAACTTGAATTTCAGAACTTGAATTCCATCAGCCTGTTCTTGCCACATTCCCAATCCGCTGCATTCAATTATTAATCTTTTTCGACTAAGAATTTGCTGTCCTGCTATCAATATTTAACATGCGTCGcccattatttaaattttactgaaGATTGACTActtactttcttcttttggtctAAATTAAgtagaaatgaagaaaaattggtTTCATAATTGAATTACGAATTTGTATTCATCAGACTTGACACTGTTTTAATTCATCACTTGCGAACACTTTGCTGAACAGTTGCTGGACTTGTTGGTTTTCGATCGAAAAATGTCAACCGTCATATCTCGTAGTTACTGATTGCGGCCATGGACACGGAGGGGCCAAATTTTCATTACCATGAAAATATGGCATCATGTATGCAATCGGCATTGACTTTAATTCCTTCTGGTccatttcaactttctttgggTTTCCTGATCCAGTcggattttgataaaaatcatttatttcaaCCTGAATTTCACTTAGTTGTGTTTGAAATTCAAGAGTTGCCATCTCGCACGCCTCGATTCGCTTTTCCAGTTGCTCGAGACGACCCATCATATTCGGAAACAAGTCAGGGATTGATGGTATTATACTGGGCGGAGATGCATAGTGAAAAGCTTGATGACTTGGAGAAGGAGCAGGGGATTGTAGACGTGGGTGGTAATAAGTCGGGTGCGGAAATGGATTGGATACTTCCTGTAGATCTCCAAAATCCATTaggttcttttctttatcgGGACTTTCCACTTCATTTTTACCCCAAAGAAAaggcaacaaagaaaaaacgctCTTGATTACTTGTTCGGTCATTTTGGCGTATGGGTAGACAGCCTGAAGTGTAAATCTAGTGATTAGTGCTGCCATTTATATAGACTTGTATACCTCTGTAAACTATTGGCGTTCATTTTTCAGCACATTGTCTTTAACATTATCAATTCAGTTTTAATGTAGcaacatttattttgatttgactgTAAACTAGAAAATATTTCGCATTATATTCAAACTGTTAATCGATAATACTTTGAAAATATTGTCGATTTTGGCTAATCTAATGATCTGATAAACAGTTCCCCTGGCGTAAGTAAAGAGAACTGTGTAAACCCTAACTtctgaaacattaaaaaaacatgaacgTTTCGTTTCGTTCATAAATACTTTTTGTATTTCGTTTGATACACAAGAACTCTTAGTGGCAGGCAATCAGGACGAGAATATaggagaagaggaaaagtTCAAAAGTTTGACTCGATGACAAGTCCAGAGAAAACCACAAACGATAACTGTGAAGAAGAGGATGTTTGGACGGTTGGCGGTACCGTTTTCATTTGAAGCAGTCCCTCTCGTTACTTGTCGTTTCTGGTATTACCTGGAGGTCGTTTGGGTGGGGGTCCTGTAATAAGGGGTTGAATGGAATTTAGGCCTTGACGGGGATGTGGCAGGAGCAAGCGGATTGCAGCTTGTAGGTGTCGATGAAGATGCCCTTGTAAGCATCGCACGGGTCGAAGGAGAGCATGCGGTGGATAGTGTGCTTCTGGAGGCACTTGCTCAAGTGGCAAGGGGCCAACGTGCGGCAAGCGGCTTCGGGGAACAAGCAAGTCTCGGTCCGCTGGGTCTGGGTGTAAGTCGGCCAGGCGATGTCCTGGACGATGACGCGCCACTCACCGGCCGTGTTCTTGGCGCGCAGGGGACGCGAGTAGGCCACCTCGCTGGGGCAGATGAAACCCTCACCACCGACCCAGTTGCCCTGGTCGAACTGCTTGCCGTTGTAGAAAGAATAATCGAATTTCTCCTCTTGTTCCTTGCTGACGCCATCCACCAAATCGTTGGCTGACTGGTCGGCCACGTCggcgtatttcttcaacactaaAGGATCGTAGTCGATGGCGTACTGATCATTGGCCATCGCCCAAtttaaaaggtatttttattaattgactCATTGATTCATTCGAAATTCAATACCTTGACTTCGTAGGTGGGGTATTCCTCGTCGGTCAAACACCAACCGACCGTCGCGTTTTCAGCGCATTTGGGTGCGGCTTTTGGGTCGCAGTACTTGGGGTAAGCGGGGTACGATGGGTATGATGGGTCTTTGGAATATTGAATAGCTGATGGTTTGCTGTAAGACGGGTATTGGGGCTCGGGGTACGCTGGCTTGTAAGCTGGTCTAAAGTTAAGAATCAATATGAGTTATCAAATACTGGTCTAACTAAATAAGAAGTTACCTGTACTGTTCCTGGGCAACCAAATCTTCAGCCCAAGCGCCGACAGCGCAAAACATCAAAATCGTCTGTAAAATTAGtaaatcgaaataatttttaaatgctcTTCAATGTTCATCGTTTCAGGCAATGAACAGCGAATTGGTCAAAGATTTGACTTACCACTGCCAAAGACATGTCGTATGATTTGACTTTAAAGGAGATGAAAACTCAGCGAAACAATCAAGAATTGGATGTGTGAGCACCGAAAGCTCCTGATGTGTTCTGTGTCTTCCACCAACAGTTCGGGTCTTTTTATACTCAGCTTTTCGGTCCAACTACGCCACTCTTACACGCAGTCGTCGTCACAACACCAATAGCAGCAATCTTGACGGGGCGGTTCCCAAGTCTCAGGTAAAGATCTCATAAACATAAATTGTTTGTAAACTTTCGCCAGCTCGTTGCCTTCCCAAAATATTCTATATCGGTTTTACTCTTTCACAGTGTCTTCAACTATTCCCGAGGCGAATTCACTTTCCCTGGACTTCTTTAACCATAGGTATAGACTAGACTAGCTAGACTGATTCTGCTGTTTTCCCCGTGAAGTGATGTGCTTCCTGTGGATGAACTTGGCGCATTTTAAACGTAACTAACGTATAGAGAAAGCCGAGAACAGGCACATTCGTGATTTCAAGGCGAGACTTTCAAAAATCCCACCATCTGGTGGGAGTAGCCATTGGTTAAAATGGAACGCAGCGTAACAAAGTGTCCCGGTATAAAAGCCGAGACGGTCACATCAGTTTAACACATCGCCCCTTGCAGTCGATTCCTCTTCTGACTTTCTCACAGTGTAAAGTCAAAGTCAATTGGAAATCATGTCTCTGTCCTACCACTTTTTGGTAAATTATTCCAATCCATTCAGCAGCAAATTGATCTTTTAATCATTAGCTCAatctaattattaattattatcacCGCCAGATCTTTGTGAGTTTAGGTGTTGTGGCCGTTGTGACGGGCAACAATTACAAGCCGCCCGCTTATCACCAGCCGAAATACGAACCGAAATACGAGCCAGAGATTCCGGTCTGCTCCAAGAACACGACCAAGAACTGGTGCCTGGAGGATTCCGAGTACCCGGCCTACGAAGTCGTTTACGAACTGGACAAGCACTACGAGGCCGTTGTGGCTTTGTACAAGAACGTCGTGGCCGAAACGGCCAACTCGGTCGACACTTTGACCCAATTGGTGGACGAGACTTACCTCTGCCCCAGCGCCACCTCCTACGTCCAGCCGCTGCGTGCCGTCAACACCAAAGGCAAGTGGCGTGTCATCATCAACAAAGTCGAGTCTTACGGCATCAAATACGATCAACACGCTCGCATCGAAGAATGTGAGGCCGACGCGGCCGGAAAGGCCTGCCCCTTGGTCCCCACCTGCTACGAGTCCAAGTGCCTCCAGAAGAGCATCTACCACCGTTTCCTCGTCTACGATCCCACCGATTACTATTTCCCATTCGCCATCGAGACCTTCAAGTTGCCGGCCTCATGCGCCTGCTTCGTTGGAGCCTTCAGCCTCTAAATTAATTACcgtacatttcttttctttttctttcttccaattttTCGGCCAATCCCAATCCAAAATTGTCATCATCCAAAGGCTCCCATCAGTCACCAAACGATCCCTGTGATAATATCATTCGTGTAAAAACATCTCTGCGCTTCACAGTCGACTCCTTTTTCAactgaaaactgaaaaaaagattctAAGTGGAGCGCAAAGGTTGGCGGTACCATCCAACATGAAAGCAGTCCCTCGTCCACAACAACATCGTGGGTTTTATCTAATACGAAAAATAGTTCTATGCATTTCCTTtaattatttgactttttatCAGACAATAAATTTCCAATTTGTACTGAAAACTTTTGTCCAATTTCCGTTCTAGTCGCTCATCCAGTTTCTCTTACATTTCGATTTGATTGACTCTAAAATTCACTTATCGAGTTTTCACAGTCCAATACCGAGGGCTGATCTTTGCGGTTGTTTCTCAATATATATTTAGGGCAAtgcgaaaaaagggaaatagtaATAGTAACTACATTTAGAAGAAGATCGTAAACGTAAAGTTATTGGCGTTTTGGCATGGAGACCGTAAAGATCGCTGTGTTATTTCAGTATGGCTAATGTTGAAATCGTGGGGATTTGAAATATCCTGAAATTTACGAACAAATTCGAAATTCTATATTGGATTATTGGTAAACCGAATGGAAGTAAATAGAGCATGACGAGCAGATAGTTCACCACAAAGCAATCGCACCATCGCCCACGGTTACCTCAGATATTCCACGTTTTTTCGTAAACGCAGTATGTTTTTCATGATTTAATTATGTAAGAAAAAGTGACAAGAACTCGAGACTCGAGATTTATTGTGGCCACTCACACCGAGCAAGGAGATGCTTTGTCAGACTCGTAGTTTCAGCAAATATTCGTCTGCTAGACAGAGAAAGCGTGTCACGAAATTTTTTACTGTGTCGTGTTTTCTATTCCATCATGTGACCACTTCCTTTAAAGCCCTTCGGATAAGTTTTAAGTTCATTTGGTCCAGTGTTTATCCCTCATAATCTAATTGTTTTATTGCAGTAATTTACCACCGAATTATTTGCTTACTAACCTTACTAACGTTAAGCCAGTCATATGTTTTACAGTTCTTTGTGGAAATATGGATACCAAGTAGACCTACGTTTAGTCGATTTACCCATTTTGTTCTTGGCTGCTCTTAGCCGAATTTCCCCTTATGTTATGACATTGTTGATTCGTGTGATCTAGAGAAATAACACAGCGATGATAAACTTGTTTAGTTCTGAATGATCAGGGATCAGATTTAAAATTAGCCGCGTCATGAAAATATTGATAATTAAGATTTGGatcgatttttaatatttttacgaatcataattaaattttcaaacattACATATCGGTGAGTTATTCTTCCATAagaatttatatttatttttaaaattttaattgcggAAATATTTAATTCTTATCTATAAcaggatttttaaatttaaaaataatcaacttTATTAATTGTGTGGCATGAAAAAGGGGAGGAGTTAGAATCAAGATTCTTTCATCATTACAAAGCAAATCACGCCAGCGGCGCGAATTTTGGGGTAATGGTGGGATATAAAAGACGGGAGTAAAGGCCATTGAAATCAGTGGAGTTCGCCATTTCGACACGTCAACAGGAGCACTTAGTCTATCTGCCATTTGCTGTGCCATCAAATTTCAACCTGTTGCCATGGGTATGAATTCTtcacttattttgttttattacttGTTACTTAACTTgaaatgtatttttgttttttacctcTTTTAAACATAGCATAGTGTTTAATGTACCAAGATGATTGATGTAATCACTTTGAAATTATTCTTTTGACACTTTCACTAACTATACAATTTTTATCATTAGCTAACTTTGCCATCACGTTGCTGCTAGCTGTTGTCTCGATGTTGGCTGGATCTACTACGGGTGGACCGATGGGCTCATCTTCTGCATCAAGTAGTTATTACCAGACCACAACAACGaaagagtactacaccaccaagaaaGCTGAATACTACATGACGACTTACGCTGCTCCTACCTACTACACTGAGGCCccgaagtactacaccaccaaggctcccgagtactacaccacggcttcttactacacaacaaagGAACCTGAGCATTACACCACAAAGAAGGTCgagtactacacaacaacctacgctgcccctagctactacaccgaggctccgaagtattacaccaccgaggctccgaagtactacaccacgacgtATGCGGCTCCTAGTtattacaccgaggctccaaagTACTACAATACCAAggctcccgagtactacactactAAGAAAGCTGAGTACTACACAACACCGGAACCTTATTACACCACGACCTACGCAGCTCCCAGCTACTATACCGAAGCcccaaagtactacaccaccaaagcacctgaatactacactgaggctccAAAGTACTACTCGGCTCCGAGCTACACCACCACAGCGGctccttactacaccactgaaGCTGCCAAGTATTACGTAgccccaacttactacaccgcTGCTGCCCCATCTTACTATGTTGAAccagcttactacaccgaggctccgcAATATTACTCAGCTCCTAGCTACTACGAAACCGAGGCACCCAAGTACTACGCAACTGCCGCCccaagctactacaccgaagcccctAAGTATTACGCTGCCCCAAGCTATTACCAGACTGAAGCGCCCGTTTATTATACTAAAGCTCCCGAGTACTATACCACTGCCACCTACTACACTACGAAAGCTCCCGAATACTACACAACTGCctcctactacaccaccaaggctccagagtacTATACTATGACCTACGCAGcccctagctactacaccgaagctcccaagtactacaccaccaaggcacctgaatactacaccgaggctccgaaGTATTTTTCAGCTCCAAGCTACACCACTACAGCTGcttcttactacaccactgaaGCTGTCAAGTATTACCTAgccccaacttactacacctCTACTGCCCCTTCTTACTATATTgagccaacttactacaccgaagcaccCCAGTACTACgctgctccaagctactacaccgaggcttccAAGTACTATACCACTAAGGCTTCAGAATACTATACTACTGCTgcctactacaccaccaaggcacccgaGTACTATACCACTGCGGCTCCTTACTACACTACTACTTATGCAGCTCCTacttactacactgaggccccaaagtactacaccaccaaagcaGCTGAGTACTATACAACTGCTtcctactacaccactaaggcgccagaatactacaccactaagaaAGCCGAATACTACACTACTCCGGCACCTTACTACAGCCCTACGACCTACGCTGCTCCCAGCTACTACTctgaggctcccaagtactacaccaccaaggctccagaatactacaccactgcagcttactacaccaccaaggctcccgagtactacacaacGGCTtcctactacaccacaaaGGCACCTGAGTACTACCCAACTAAGAAAACTgaatactacactgaggctccCAAATATTATTCTGCCCCATTATACTAGATGTTGTTAATATTTCATGTAaagataatttattttttattagttatATCGCTCTAAAATCAATGTATTTAATGATTCAGTTCATTGCATTGTTCACTCAAATGTC
This sequence is a window from Daphnia pulicaria isolate SC F1-1A chromosome 7, SC_F0-13Bv2, whole genome shotgun sequence. Protein-coding genes within it:
- the LOC124349578 gene encoding extensin-2-like, with amino-acid sequence MANFAITLLLAVVSMLAGSTTGGPMGSSSASSSYYQTTTTKEYYTTKKAEYYMTTYAAPTYYTEAPKYYTTKAPEYYTTASYYTTKEPEHYTTKKVEYYTTTYAAPSYYTEAPKYYTTEAPKYYTTTYAAPSYYTEAPKYYNTKAPEYYTTKKAEYYTTPEPYYTTTYAAPSYYTEAPKYYTTKAPEYYTEAPKYYSAPSYTTTAAPYYTTEAAKYYVAPTYYTAAAPSYYVEPAYYTEAPQYYSAPSYYETEAPKYYATAAPSYYTEAPKYYAAPSYYQTEAPVYYTKAPEYYTTATYYTTKAPEYYTTASYYTTKAPEYYTMTYAAPSYYTEAPKYYTTKAPEYYTEAPKYFSAPSYTTTAASYYTTEAVKYYLAPTYYTSTAPSYYIEPTYYTEAPQYYAAPSYYTEASKYYTTKASEYYTTAAYYTTKAPEYYTTAAPYYTTTYAAPTYYTEAPKYYTTKAAEYYTTASYYTTKAPEYYTTKKAEYYTTPAPYYSPTTYAAPSYYSEAPKYYTTKAPEYYTTAAYYTTKAPEYYTTASYYTTKAPEYYPTKKTEYYTEAPKYYSAPLY
- the LOC124349966 gene encoding neurotrophin 1-like; the protein is MKIALLCLASVMMGVFAEPEPEAEAAFDPTNYPKSSYPADYVKKYTGENDYCHPRKAPTCSKNGTLTFCVKDPEYPGKEVKYAIDYDPLVLKKYAEITDQSADNLVDGLTSLSEKHFDYSEYHGKTFDKGNWVGGEGYICPSDVVYARPLRAVNVDGEWRVIVQDIAWPGYTQTHRVEKCLFPGVACRTLAPCFGSKCLQKYVYQRMLSFDPCDPQKGIFIDIYKLPSACSCHIPRKL
- the LOC124350007 gene encoding protein spaetzle-like; its protein translation is MSLSYHFLIFVSLGVVAVVTGNNYKPPAYHQPKYEPKYEPEIPVCSKNTTKNWCLEDSEYPAYEVVYELDKHYEAVVALYKNVVAETANSVDTLTQLVDETYLCPSATSYVQPLRAVNTKGKWRVIINKVESYGIKYDQHARIEECEADAAGKACPLVPTCYESKCLQKSIYHRFLVYDPTDYYFPFAIETFKLPASCACFVGAFSL
- the LOC124349947 gene encoding neurotrophin 1-like gives rise to the protein MSLAVTILMFCAVGAWAEDLVAQEQYRPAYKPAYPEPQYPSYSKPSAIQYSKDPSYPSYPAYPKYCDPKAAPKCAENATVGWCLTDEEYPTYEVKYAIDYDPLVLKKYADVADQSANDLVDGVSKEQEEKFDYSFYNGKQFDQGNWVGGEGFICPSEVAYSRPLRAKNTAGEWRVIVQDIAWPTYTQTQRTETCLFPEAACRTLAPCHLSKCLQKHTIHRMLSFDPCDAYKGIFIDTYKLQSACSCHIPVKA
- the LOC124350014 gene encoding protein spaetzle-like, coding for MSIKLMIFASLMVIGVFSDPEPSNYKAPPAYGAQPKYPEIPNCAKNTTKSWCLEDSEYPQHEVQQALDQHYQAVVAFYKDKLANTENSVDGLDKLNDEVYLCPSSTDYVRPFRAINVDGKWRTIVNGVESYGIKYTQTARIEECDVVVGTTCPLVPSCYESKCVQKNIFHRFLVYNPQDYTFPFAIEKFKLPGSCGCVVGAFHL